The Candidatus Scalindua japonica genome has a window encoding:
- a CDS encoding carboxypeptidase regulatory-like domain-containing protein, whose translation MKVLIMLMTMVVVSNVFFTIDSFAKRGMGMRGGCGRGNQCYRMYNSETEEKISGEVVSIEKIIRGNEGFSGIHLKVMADEETATVHLGPEWYIENQDIKIEEKDKIEITGSKSFYEGKPVITAYEVKKGDDILVLRDADGFPAWRGWRRLFGNQSPKRQGRMWNDSGGWRCGNPGCRMQNPKMREELEKAIVELKREIKIDVKVEKGGTITGNVECKRARYPENVVVFIEKAGNDNYPAPEEHGKIDQFNLTFVPHVLAVQKGTKIDFLNSDSVLHNVFAPPDCCQPFNLGTYGVGVVKTEEFNEACEIPLLCNVHAEMSAFVVVLDNPYFSVTGKDGAFTIENVPPGTYKLNAWHESLMTVSKEVTVEAEKTEVVDFQLKKRK comes from the coding sequence ATGAAAGTTTTGATAATGTTAATGACTATGGTAGTAGTTTCAAATGTTTTTTTCACAATTGACTCTTTTGCAAAACGAGGAATGGGCATGAGAGGAGGATGTGGAAGGGGGAACCAGTGTTACAGGATGTATAACTCGGAAACAGAAGAAAAAATCAGTGGAGAGGTTGTCAGCATAGAAAAGATTATTCGAGGAAATGAAGGGTTTTCCGGAATCCATCTAAAAGTGATGGCCGACGAGGAAACCGCAACCGTTCACTTAGGACCGGAATGGTACATTGAAAACCAGGATATTAAGATTGAGGAGAAGGATAAGATTGAAATTACTGGTTCAAAGTCTTTTTATGAGGGCAAGCCAGTCATAACTGCTTATGAAGTAAAAAAAGGAGACGATATATTAGTACTGAGAGATGCGGACGGGTTTCCCGCTTGGCGTGGTTGGAGGCGACTCTTTGGCAATCAATCTCCCAAAAGACAGGGAAGGATGTGGAACGATAGCGGTGGATGGAGATGTGGAAACCCGGGTTGTAGGATGCAGAACCCTAAAATGCGGGAGGAACTAGAAAAGGCCATAGTGGAATTAAAACGGGAGATAAAGATCGATGTTAAGGTCGAGAAAGGTGGAACTATTACTGGAAATGTGGAATGTAAAAGAGCCAGATACCCGGAAAACGTAGTTGTCTTCATAGAAAAAGCAGGAAACGATAACTATCCCGCCCCAGAGGAACATGGAAAAATTGATCAATTCAACCTTACTTTTGTCCCACACGTTTTAGCTGTACAAAAGGGAACGAAGATTGATTTTCTAAACAGCGATAGTGTTCTACACAACGTCTTCGCTCCACCTGATTGCTGCCAGCCGTTTAATCTCGGCACGTATGGCGTTGGCGTTGTAAAGACAGAAGAGTTTAACGAAGCTTGTGAAATACCTCTTTTATGTAACGTCCATGCCGAGATGTCTGCATTTGTGGTTGTACTCGACAATCCTTATTTTTCTGTAACGGGTAAGGACGGGGCCTTTACAATTGAAAATGTTCCGCCCGGAACGTACAAACTAAATGCCTGGCACGAATCGTTAATGACAGTATCAAAAGAAGTAACAGTAGAAGCAGAAAAAACAGAAGTTGTCGATTTTCAATTAAAGAAGCGTAAATAA